From Paenarthrobacter sp. A20:
ACGGCGGCCGGCTGGAGGAGCTCATGGACGCTTCCAAGGCGGCCATCGACGAGGACCGGACCGAAGATGTGGCGGTGATCAGCGCCGAACTGCACGCCGAGATCGTCCGGCTCTCCGGCAACAGGCTGCTCATTGAATCCGTAAAGCCGCTCTTTGGGCGCATGCGGTGGATTTTCGGGCTGGCCCATAATCGCAGCAATGAACTCCAGCGCGACGAACACACTGAGCTGTGCAACGCGATCCTGAAAGGCCGGCCGGACCTGGCATACTCGCTGGCTTACTCGCATATCGAGCTGGGCCGCGAACCGGTCCTGTCAGGGCTCGCCGAAACTCTGGACCCGTGAGTTTTTGTACAGATAACGCCCTTTAGGGGACCTCTTCCGGGCGTTATCTGTACAAAAACTCCGCTAGTCGTCCGCGTCCGGGTACTCTTCCTCGTCGTCGTACCGGCCGGATTCCTCTACCTCGACCTCAAGGATCTTGAGCAGCTCCGTGTCCGGGTTCAGCATGATGGCGGCCTCGTCACGTCGGTGCTGCAGCACTGAGTCCAGGTAGGACTGCACAGTCTCCGCCAAGGGGACGTACCTGTCCTGCTTCTGGCTCATGTACCAGCGGTGCTCCAGGACCTCGTGCACCACTTCTGCCGGCTCCAGCTTCCCTGCCAGGTGACGGGGAATGGACCGCACAATGGGCTCGAAGATCTGGCTGACCCAGATGTGGGCGCTGATTTCCTCGTCGAGATCCGGGTTGTTGTCCGCCCGGAACTGGTCCATGTCGTTCAGCAGCCTGCGGGCCTGGTTCTCCTGGGCGTCCAGTCCGGTGAGGCGCAGCAAGCGGCGCTGGTGGTGACCGGCGTCGACGACCTTCGGCTGGAGCTGGATGGTTGAGCCGTCCGCCGTGGTCTTGATGGCGTATTCCTCCACATCGAAGCCCAGCTCGTTGAGGCGGCGGATGCGGGCGGCCACGCGCCACCTTTCGCCGAGTTCGAAAGATTCCTTCTCGGTCAGCTCAGTCCAGAGCCGACGGTAGCTGTCCATGATCAGCTCGCTGGTGGCGACTGGGTCCACCTTCTCTTCGATGAGTCCGCCGTCCAGCAGGTCCATCAGTTCACCGGCGATGTTCACCCGGGCGATTTCGAGGTCGTATTCGCGCTGGCCCATGGACAGGTCCGGGTAGAGCTCGCCGGTTTCGGCGTCCACCAGGTAGGCGGCGAAGGCGCCGGCATCACGGCGGAACAACGTGTTGGACAGTGAAACGTCACCCCAGTAGAAGCCCACAAGGTGCAGGCGAACCAGCAGCAGGGCCTGTGCGTCAATGAGCCGGGTCAGGGTGTCCTTGCGGAGCATCTGCGAGAACAACGCCCGGTACGGCATGGAGAACTTCAGGTGCCGGGTTACCAGCACAGGGTTCAGTGGGCGCCCGTCCGCGGTGGTGCGTCCGGTGATCACAGCCACCGGCTCCACGCAGGGAACATCCAACCGGGCCAGCTTGCGCAGCATGTGGTACTCGTGTCGTGCCACGTGCTCCGACGTTTCCTTGATGGCGATCACCGAACCGCCCAAGTGCGCGAACCGCACGATGTGCCGGGAGATACCGCGGGGGAGCGCCGCAAGGTTCTCGGCGGGCCAGTCCTCCAGGGCGATATGCCACGGCAGGTCCAGCAGCTCCGGATCAGCCGCAGCCGCCGTAATGTTCAGGGAACCGATGACGCTGGCAGGCGGTGCAGTGTCCTGGGCACTGGCCGCTTCAGTGCGGGGGAGCTTGCCGATCTGCCCGTAGTCGGTAGGTTCGTCGTGCCACTGGGCTTCGTTTTGCTCGCTCATGCCTCAATTGTTCCGTACTTGGCGCTGATGGCTGACGCTTCGGCAAAGGGATACTCCGGCTTCGCAGACCATTCGACGTCGGGTGCTTCCTGGAAGACGACACCCTGCTTGGCGAGCCGGGCACCCAAGGCGCCCAACCGACGTCGGAAGTCACCGGCGTTGCGGACCTCCTGTCCGGACCAGGCGACTTCGGCCAGGGAAACAGCCCGTGGGTAGAGGAGCCACTGTGCCTGCTGGTTGTCGCGGACGGTTTCAGTCCACAGCGGCCCTTCGACGCCCAGGATCTGCTGGTCCGTGAGCCCGCCCTGGGCAGGATCCCAGTTGTAGTACTCGGACCAGGTAAAGGGGCCGCCCTCCACCCATTCAAGTCCGATGGGGCTGTCCGAGGCGTACTTTTGGTCCAGGTAGGTGTTGGCGGCGGGAGACATGATCACCTGTGAGCCAGCCTGTTCTGCCTGCCGCACCACGGGGGCGAAATCGCCGTGCCAGTATTGGATCACGGCACCTTCCGGAAGCTCGACGGCGGCAAATTCGTTCCAGCCCACCACGGTTTTGCCTGTCTCAGCACCGATCCGAACGAACTGCTGCACCATGGCAACGTAATCGTCGTGGTCGGTGACCTTCGCCTCGTCGCCACCGATATGGAGGTAGGGACCCGCTGTGATGGCAGCGAGCTGGCCAAGGACTTCGCGGACGAACTCGTAGGTGGCTGGCAGGTCGGCGGTGAGGGTTGACCACCCCACCTCCGCGGTGGTGCTCATCGGTTTGGCTGCGCCGTCCGGGTTGAGCTGCGGAATAGCGGCAAGGGCGGCGTTGACGTGGCCAGGGAGGTCGATTTCCGGCACTACCAGCACGTTCTTGGTTGCGGCGTAGGCCTGGATGTCCCTGAAATCCTGCTGCGTGTAGAACCCGTGGCGCCCGCGGGCGGGTACGGCGGTGGGGACTTCCACTGCGCCTTGTCCGCCCAAGGCGGTCAGCTGGGCATAGGGCAAACCCGACGGATTTTGTTCCGGTTCGTGGATTTCAATACGCCACGCTTGGTCGTCCGTGAGGTGCAGGTGCAGGGCGTTCAACTTGAACTGGGTCATGACATCGATCTGGGCCTTGACCTCCTCCACCGTGAAGAAGCTGCGGGCAACGTCCAGCATCAGTCCGCGATACGCGAACCGGGGAGCATCGGCAATCTCGACGGCGGGAATCACCCAGGTATCGTCGCTGCGGTCAGCGCCTTCGACAGCCGCCGGGAAAAGCTGCCGGAGTGTCTGCACTCCGTTGAAGAGTCCAGCGGCAGTGGAGGCCGTGAGCTGTACTCCATCTTCGGCGGCGGTAAGGGCATAAGCTTCCGGGCCGCCGTCGAAGGTTTCCGTCAACTCCAAGGCGATGTCGCCGGGGCGGGTGTCCGCAACGAGGGGCAGCTCGAAACCGGTGCCACTGTGCAGAAGCGCAGCGAGCTGTTCACCGACCGGCGCGGCGGAACCGACCGCGGTGATCCGTGCTGTGGAAGCAAGCGTGAAGGCCGGGCCATCCAGGAGTGCGACGTGGGAGGGGCGGGGGATCAGGTTGTCCGTCGTGTTCATGCCGTTCTTTCTGGGAGAAAGGTTAACGCGAGAGCGGCCCGACCTGGAGGGGTCGGGCCGCTTTCATGCGGAGTTATGTGACTGCCGGTGGGATTAGTCGCCCAGGCGGAGGCCGGTCTTCGTGTCGAACAGGTGCACGTGGCCGGACTGCGGACGAACGAAGATGGACTCGCCCTTCATCGGGGGGCGACGACCGTCGACGCGTGCAACGATGTCGTGGCTCTTGCCATCGAGGATGGTGTGGCCGTAGACGTATGCGTCGGCGCCGAGTTCTTCGACAACGTCAACCTCAACCTGGAGGCCTTCGCCGTTGCCGACGGTCTCGAGGTCTTCCGGACGGGAGCCGACGGTGACGGTCTGGCCGTGAGCTTCTTCGAGGACGTCACGCGGCACGGGGTAAACCGTTCCGCCGAACTGGACGCCGCCGTCGACGACGGGGAGTTCCAGGAGGTTCATGGCCGGGGAGCCGATGAAGCCTGCAACGAAGACGTTCTGCGGGCGGTCGTACAGGTTGCGCGGGGTGTCAACCTGCTGGAGGAGGCCGTCCTTCAACACAGCCACGCGGTCACCCATGGTCATTGCTTCGACCTGGTCGTGCGTCACGTAAACCGTGGTGACGCCGAGGCGGCGGGTCAGGGATGCGATCTGCGTACGGGTCTGGACGCGGAGCTTTGCGTCAAGGTTGGACAGCGGTTCGTCCATGAGGAAGACCTGCGGGTTACGGACGATTGCGCGGCCCATGGCAACACGCTGGCGCTGACCACCGGAGAGTGCCTTCGGCTTGCGGTCCAGGTACTGCTCAAGGTCAAGAAGCTTGGCTGCTTCGCGGACACGCTCGGCGCGCTCTTCCTTGGAAATGCCGGCGATCTTCAGTGCGAAGCCCATGTTGTCCGCAACAGTCATGTGGGGGTACAGCGCGTAGTTCTGGAAGACCATCGCGATGTCGCGGTCCTTCGGCGGAACGTCCGTGACGTCGCGGTCACCGATCAGGATGCGGCCGGCGTTGACGTCCTCAAGGCCTGCGAGCATGCGCAGGGAGGTGGACTTACCGCAACCGGAGGGTCCAACGAGGACCAGGAATTCGCCATCGGCGATGTCGATGTTGAGCTTATCGACGGCGGGCTTATCTGTGCCCGGGTACAGACGCGTAGCGTTATCAAAAGTAACTGTTGCCACAGTTATCAATCCCTTCACCGGCAGG
This genomic window contains:
- a CDS encoding ABC transporter ATP-binding protein, with product MATVTFDNATRLYPGTDKPAVDKLNIDIADGEFLVLVGPSGCGKSTSLRMLAGLEDVNAGRILIGDRDVTDVPPKDRDIAMVFQNYALYPHMTVADNMGFALKIAGISKEERAERVREAAKLLDLEQYLDRKPKALSGGQRQRVAMGRAIVRNPQVFLMDEPLSNLDAKLRVQTRTQIASLTRRLGVTTVYVTHDQVEAMTMGDRVAVLKDGLLQQVDTPRNLYDRPQNVFVAGFIGSPAMNLLELPVVDGGVQFGGTVYPVPRDVLEEAHGQTVTVGSRPEDLETVGNGEGLQVEVDVVEELGADAYVYGHTILDGKSHDIVARVDGRRPPMKGESIFVRPQSGHVHLFDTKTGLRLGD
- a CDS encoding DUF4032 domain-containing protein, translated to MSEQNEAQWHDEPTDYGQIGKLPRTEAASAQDTAPPASVIGSLNITAAAADPELLDLPWHIALEDWPAENLAALPRGISRHIVRFAHLGGSVIAIKETSEHVARHEYHMLRKLARLDVPCVEPVAVITGRTTADGRPLNPVLVTRHLKFSMPYRALFSQMLRKDTLTRLIDAQALLLVRLHLVGFYWGDVSLSNTLFRRDAGAFAAYLVDAETGELYPDLSMGQREYDLEIARVNIAGELMDLLDGGLIEEKVDPVATSELIMDSYRRLWTELTEKESFELGERWRVAARIRRLNELGFDVEEYAIKTTADGSTIQLQPKVVDAGHHQRRLLRLTGLDAQENQARRLLNDMDQFRADNNPDLDEEISAHIWVSQIFEPIVRSIPRHLAGKLEPAEVVHEVLEHRWYMSQKQDRYVPLAETVQSYLDSVLQHRRDEAAIMLNPDTELLKILEVEVEESGRYDDEEEYPDADD
- a CDS encoding beta-N-acetylhexosaminidase, which gives rise to MNTTDNLIPRPSHVALLDGPAFTLASTARITAVGSAAPVGEQLAALLHSGTGFELPLVADTRPGDIALELTETFDGGPEAYALTAAEDGVQLTASTAAGLFNGVQTLRQLFPAAVEGADRSDDTWVIPAVEIADAPRFAYRGLMLDVARSFFTVEEVKAQIDVMTQFKLNALHLHLTDDQAWRIEIHEPEQNPSGLPYAQLTALGGQGAVEVPTAVPARGRHGFYTQQDFRDIQAYAATKNVLVVPEIDLPGHVNAALAAIPQLNPDGAAKPMSTTAEVGWSTLTADLPATYEFVREVLGQLAAITAGPYLHIGGDEAKVTDHDDYVAMVQQFVRIGAETGKTVVGWNEFAAVELPEGAVIQYWHGDFAPVVRQAEQAGSQVIMSPAANTYLDQKYASDSPIGLEWVEGGPFTWSEYYNWDPAQGGLTDQQILGVEGPLWTETVRDNQQAQWLLYPRAVSLAEVAWSGQEVRNAGDFRRRLGALGARLAKQGVVFQEAPDVEWSAKPEYPFAEASAISAKYGTIEA